From Parambassis ranga chromosome 9, fParRan2.1, whole genome shotgun sequence, the proteins below share one genomic window:
- the anxa1a gene encoding annexin A1a, whose amino-acid sequence MSFIQAFLQQTVYLGMPDDSVIKNEGTVTPAPHFNPSADAAVLDKAIKAKGVDENTIIETLVKRSNDQRQQIKGAYQQAYGKPLELALKNALKGDLEDVVLGLLKTPAQYDAQQLKLAMKGLGTDEDTLIEIMASRNNRQIMDIKKTYKEEYKKDLEDDIRSDTSGEFKTALLALCKASRTEGVSEQLIDSDARALYEAGEGRKGKDCSVFIEILTTRSATHLRQVFERYTKYSKVDVAKAIDLEMKGDIESCLTAVVKCAGSRAAFFAEKLYLSMKGKGTRKEILTRIMVSRSEIDMKRIKEEYKKNYGKTLYQDILDDTKGDYEKILLALCGGEN is encoded by the exons ATGTCTTTCATCCAAGCTTTTTTGCAGCAGACCGTCTATCTTGGCATGCCCGATGACTCA GTCATAAAGAACGAGGGGACGGTAACACCAGCCCCTCATTTCAACCCGAGTGCAGATGCAGCAGTGTTGGATAAGGCCATTAAAGCAAAAG GTGTGGACGAGAACACGATCATTGAAACTTTGGTCAAACGGAGCAACGATCAGAGACAGCAGATCAAAGGGGCCTACCAGCAGGCCTATGGCAAG CCTCTGGAATTAGCACTGAAAAATGCTCTGAAGGGAGATCTGGAGGATGTGGTCCTGGGTCTGCTGAAAACCCCGGCCCAGTATGACGCCCAGCAGCTGAAACTAGCTATGAAG GGTCTGGGAACCGATGAGGACACACTGATTGAGATTATGGCTTCCCGAAACAACAGGCAGATCATGGACATTAAGAAGACCTACAAGGAAG AATACAAGAAGGACCTGGAGGATGACATCAGGTCTGACACCAGCGGAGAGTTCAAGACTGCCCTCCTTGCACTCTGCAAG GCCAGCCGGACTGAAGGAGTTTCTGAGCAGCTGATTGACAGTGATGCTCGGGCTCTGTATGAGGctggggaggggaggaagggcAAAGACTGCTCTGTCTTCATTGAGATCCTAACCACAAGGAGTGCCACTCATCTCCGCCAGG taTTTGAAAGGTACACAAAGTACAGCAAAGTCGATGTGGCCAAAGCAATTGACCTGGAAATGAAGGGAGATATTGAAAGTTGTCTCACAGCAGTAG TGAAGTGTGCTGGAAGCAGAGCTGCATTTTTTGCTGAGAAGCTCTACTTGTCCATGAAG GGAAAAGGTACCCGCAAAGAAATCCTGACCCGCATCATGGTGAGCCGCTCTGAAATCGACATGAAACGAATCAAGGAAGAGTACAAGAAAAACTACGGCAAAACTCTCTATCAAGACATTCTG gATGACACTAAAGGAGACTATGAGAAGATCCTGCTCGCTCTTTGTGGAGGTGAAAACTAA
- the kifl gene encoding putative LOC110439812 homolog yields MYVNSSGAQNGSYSLTFLGKKVGRHHSVAPAGKQLAWETTVRTTQDPVVSSRAGQVPVAAQVLDDLPGSVPEIREQRPCPIIHNTQLDQYDNNTAGKIRVFCRVRPVSRIEAAQSEAIVVHKVDDFSVTVETPRGQREFQFDKVFGAEASQEDLFHDTNRLIQSAIDGYNVCIFAYGQTGSGKTYTMVGDKEQKNPGIMPRSFNAMFDIIQQNSNKFDFKVSAYMLELYNDRLQDLFVSQSGEAHAQPQSHGQAKRVEIKRNRKGVVFAQGAETKEASSAQELYALFQQACANRHISATKMNVESSRSHLIVGIMVESKNMTNGSVNTGKLSLVDLAGSERAAKTGAKDHQLKEANSINKSLSALGDVISALSAELPHVPYRNSKLTQVMQDSLGGNAKTLMIANISPSECNLDETLTSLIYATRVKAITNNAQRNVESKEIAHLKEVIIKLKSGQTVEEEDV; encoded by the exons atgtacgTTAACTCTTCTGGAGCTCAGAACGGATCCTACTCACTGACATTCCTGGGAAAGAAAGTCGGGAGACATCACTCAGTGGCTCCGGCAGGCAAGCAAC TTGCCTGGGAGACAACTGTCAGAACGACTCAGGACCCTGTGGTGTCCTCACGGGCTGGTCAGGTCCCTGTAGCAGCACAGGTGCTGGATGATCTGCCAGGCAGTGTACCAGAGATTAGGGAGCAGAGACCATGTCCAATAATTCACAACACACAGTTGGATCAATacgacaacaacacagcag GTAAAATAAGAGTGTTCTGCCGGGTTCGCCCAGTGAGTCGAATCGAAGCTGCCCAGAGTGAGGCTATTGTTGTGCATAAAGTGGATGATTTCTCTGTCACCGTGGAAACACCTCGTGGACAGAGGGAGTTTCAGTTTGACAAGGTGTTCGGTGCTGAAGCCTCTCAGGAAGACTTATTTCATGACACCAACAG GCTGATCCAGTCGGCCATCGATGGCTACAACGTGTGCATATTTGCATATGGCCAGACAGGCTCTGGGAAGACCTACACTATGGTTGGGGACAAGGAACAGAAGAATCCTGGGATCATGCCGAGATCATTTAATGCCATGTTCGATATCATACAACAGAACAGCAATAAATTTGACTTCAAG GTGTCGGCCTATATGCTGGAGCTCTACAACGACAGGCTGCAGGACTTGTTTGTAAGCCAGTCTGGTGAGGCCCATGCGCAACCTCAATCCCACGGCCAGGCCAAGCGGGTGGAGATCAAGAGGAACAGAAAGGGGGTTGTGTTTGCCCAAGGAGCAGAGACAAAGGAGGCTTCCAGCGCTCAGGAGCTGTACGCTCTGTTCCAGCAGGCCTGCGCCAACCGACACATCTCCGCCACCA AGATGAATGTGGAGAGTTCCCGCTCCCATCTCATTGTTGGCATCATGGTGGAGAGCAAGAATATGACCAATGGGAGTGTGAACACTGGAAAACTGAGCTTGGTGGATCTGGCAGGCAGCGAGAGAGCAGCCAAAACTGGTGCCAAGGACCACCAGCTAAAG GAGGCAAACTCCATTAACAAATCTCTGAGCGCACTGGGTGATGTGATCTCAGCATTGTCTGCCGAGCTGCCCCATGTTCCATACAGGAATAGCAAGTTGACACAG GTGATGCAGGACTCATTAGGTGGAAATGCCAAAACCCTCATGATTGCCAACATCTCTCCTTCAGAATGCAATCTGGATGAGACTCTCACATCTCTCAT CTATGCTACAAGAGTGAAGGCCATAACTAACAATGCTCAGAGGAATGTGGAAAGCAAAGAGATTGCCCACCTGAAAGAG GTGATTATAAAGCTGAAATCTGGACAGAcagtggaagaggaggatgttTGA
- the cyp1d1 gene encoding cytochrome P450 1D1 yields MRLILFGTLTLKENPCASLSGVTIVLCVFTLLLMAFRGRKSKRSNFHLHCDSQLDHTQYPPPPGPTPWPLVGNLLQMGDQIHLSLTHLRQQYGDVFKMRLGSLTVVVLSGYHTIRQALVRQGEAFAGRPDLFTFSAVANGKSMTFSEKYGPALLLHKKLCKNALRSFSQAEPRGSGATCLLEEHVCAEAAEMVEVIREEAAKTEMDHETMGIDPVKPLVTSVANVVCALCFGKRYDYNDKEFLTIVHINNEVLKIFAAGNLADFFPVFRYFPSPSLRKMVQHIRRMNGFMERSIEEHIRTFDKNCIRDITDALIALCEDREDNKEASILSNTQIIHTVIDIFGAGFDTIIAGLQWSLLYLIKYPEIQNRIHQEIDDHIGSARLPRFVDKPKMPFTEAFIYEVFRHASFVPFTIPHCTTRNITLNGYFIPRDTCVFINQYQVNHDSDLWGDPNTFRPERFLSSSGLLNKDLTEKVLIFGMGKRRCLGDGFARLEMFVFLTTLLHGLRIENVPGQELDLSTSFGLTMKPHPYRITISSRF; encoded by the exons ATGAGGCTGATCCTGTTTGGGACTCTGACCCTCAAGGAGAACCCCTGTGCCTCCCTGTCAGGTGTCACcattgttctgtgtgttttcaccctCCTCCTGATGGCCTTCAGGGGCCGAAAAAGCAAGAGATCCAACTTTCACCTGCATTGTGATTCCCAGCTGGACCACACACAATATCCACCTCCTCCTGGCCCTACACCTTGGCCCCTTGTTGGGAATTTGCTTCAGATGGGGGACCAGATTCATCTTTCTCTAACCCACTTGAGGCAGCAGTATGGTGATGTTTTTAAG ATGCGCCTGGGCTCTCTGACTGTTGTCGTCCTCAGTGGGTACCACACCATCAGGCAGGCTCTGGTTCGGCAGGGGGAGGCCTTTGCAGGTCGACCTGATCTTTTCACCTTTTCTGCTGTAGCTAATGGCAAAAGTATGACGTTCAGTGAGAAGTATGGACCAGCATTGCTGCTCCATAAGAAGCTGTGCAAAAACGCCCTCAGGTCTTTTTCTCAGGCTGAGCCCAGAGGATCCGGTGCCACCTGTCTTCTGGAAGAACACGTATGTGCAGAAGCAGCTGAAATGGTGGAAGTGATTAGGGAGGAAGCTGCTAAAACTGAAATGGACCATGAGACGATGGGTATAGATCCAGTGAAGCCTTTAGTGACCTCTGTGGCAAATGTTGTGTGTGCCCTTTGTTTTGGGAAAAGGTATGACTACAATGACAAAGAGTTTCTCACTATTGTTCACATCAACAATGAGGTCCTGAAGATCTTTGCAGCAGGCAATCTGGCAGACTTCTTCCCAGTGTTCCGCTACTTTCCGAGTCCATCCCTGAGAAAGATGGTCCAACACATTCGGAGAATGAATGGCTTCATGGAGAGGAGCATCGAGGAACACATCAGAACTTTTGATAAG AACTGTATCCGGGACATCACAGATGCTCTGATTGCACtttgtgaggacagagaagacaaCAAGGAAGCATCTATCCTGTCCAACACTCAGATCATTCACACAGTCATAGACATCTTTGGAGCAG GATTTGACACCATCATTGCTGGTTTGCAGTGGAGCCTGTTGTACCTCATCAAGTATCCTGAAATCCAGAACAGAATACACCAGGAGATAG atgATCACATTGGCTCAGCCAGACTGCCGAGGTTTGTAGATAAGCCCAAGATGCCTTTCACAGAGGCGTTCATATATGAAGTGTTCCGTCATGCTTCATTTGTCCCTTTCACTATACCTCACTG taccACCAGAAACATCACCCTGAATGGATACTTCATTCCCAGAGACACATGTGTCTTCATTAACCAGTATCAGGTCAATCATGATAG TGATCTCTGGGGTGATCCCAACACGTTCCGCCCTGAGCGCTTCCTAAGTTCATCTGGACTCCTCAACAAGGACCTGACAGAGAAGGTTCTCATCTTTGGCATGGGGAAGAGACGCTGTCTTGGTGATGGATTTGCACGTTTGGAGATGTTTGTCTTTCTCACCACGCTGCTCCACGGGCTGCGCATTGAAAATGTTCCAGGACAGGAGCTGGATCTTAGCACCAGTTTTGGCCTGACTATGAAACCTCATCCCTACAGGATTACCATCTCCTCGAGATTTTAG